The genomic segment GGGGTGAGCGCCAATCCCGACCTTATGCGTTTTGGCAAGTGTCAAAGTAGATGCCATAACATTGGGGTCGCCTGCATGAAACCCGCACGCTATGTTGGCCAGATCAATATGGGGCATAACCTGATCGTCCAGGCCCATTTTCCAGGCGCCATAGCTTTCGCCTAAATCGCAATTTAACAGCATGAGTTGCTCTTTTGTTTGGTTTTTATTGAACCTTAACACGGATCATCGTTGAACGTTAGAGCATCAGCAGACAGAACAGAGACCTCTGGCTTAACTCAGCTGATCACAAGACTGAGATCTGCTTTATCCGTCACCAGCAGATGTTGTGGGCTGTTAATAATACACCACTCGGGTGCTGCCCGGGTGATGGCAAGATGCGCAGTTAAGCTGGTGGTCCAGAAGACGGGTATATCACCCGAATTAATACAAAGCGGCTCGCCAAAGTTTGGTTTACTCAGGTTGGTAATTCCTATTTCGCCCGAGTCACCGAAATGAACAGGGATGCCATGAGGTACCCGACTCACTGAACCGGCCTGAATTGCTCGGATCAATGTCAGCTTATTCATAGGGCGCATGCATACCACCTTTGGCCCACCAAACGGCTCGACCTGATGGCTTTCGATATTGCTGATATACATTGGTAAAGAGTGAGTCGGATTAGCAAGTGGACTGGCAATGCCAAAAGAGTGTAAAACAGTGTCAAATGCCAGATGACTGGCCAGTGCAAAAGCGACGAAATCATCCCGCCATAGATGCGAAATATCAGAGACTTCTTCGGTCAGCTGGCCTTGTTTAAGTATACGATAGCGTGGAATATCTGTGCGTATATCAATATCCTGACCCAGTTGATCCAGGTGATAATTGCCTGGCGAAATACTGCTTGCCAACAACGGGCAGCAGTCAGCATTGTGCTGACAGTAGGTCTGGAATTCAAACGCATTGGCTTCTGGTAAGATTAAGATATTGCATTGGGCAAAACCGGGTACAAAGCCATTGGTTGGACCGGAGTAATCTCCGGCCCGGATCATGGCGCGAATAGCGTTAGGTGCAGTGAGTGATGCCTTGGGGTCCATACTTGTCCTCATCAGATAACAGGCTGATTTAACAACATCTCCCCAATATTATAGGCCGATACGATTAATCTGCCTGTTTGTCTATGCTGACGGGGAGCGTACCATTGGCTTTGGCCTTACCCATTATCACTTGTGCAAGGGCGGTGTACGCAGGGCCGCTCACCTGGTGCTCGGTTTCAACATCTACGTTATACGCGTAGCTTGCCAGTACAGCATGGCTGTATGGCGCAAAGCGAGTAATTTCATATGGTGCGCGTAAACTGATGAAAACCGTAGGGGTATTCTGCGCTTGGGCGAATATCATTAACTCTTGTAGGGCCTCTGGCTGGGCTTTTGTGTTTACTGCAAATTTGGCTAATGTGGCCAGGTCGTCCATTCCTCCAATTTCAGCGGCACTTTGAGCTGGGGAAGCGTGACCGGCAATCACCCAATCAGCACGCTGGATATCTGACTTTGCTTGC from the Pseudoalteromonas sp. R3 genome contains:
- a CDS encoding DUF1445 domain-containing protein — translated: MDPKASLTAPNAIRAMIRAGDYSGPTNGFVPGFAQCNILILPEANAFEFQTYCQHNADCCPLLASSISPGNYHLDQLGQDIDIRTDIPRYRILKQGQLTEEVSDISHLWRDDFVAFALASHLAFDTVLHSFGIASPLANPTHSLPMYISNIESHQVEPFGGPKVVCMRPMNKLTLIRAIQAGSVSRVPHGIPVHFGDSGEIGITNLSKPNFGEPLCINSGDIPVFWTTSLTAHLAITRAAPEWCIINSPQHLLVTDKADLSLVIS